The following is a genomic window from Dama dama isolate Ldn47 chromosome 4, ASM3311817v1, whole genome shotgun sequence.
ATTCAGACCTTaacatagtttttcttttttaaaaaaggtgggAAATGAGGGTCATTTTAAATCAACCAAACATATGCAGCAGCCTGTAAAACAGGAAAGGAGACACAAGGAGTGTCTTACAACAGAATTCCTTTGTCATTGCAAACTTCCTTTATGCATTTAAATCAGTACTAGGATTTACTTAACTCTTCATAAACCACTTATTGTGAAACAAGATCTGTCATCTTTAAACCCGATAAAAGGGATCTGCCTGTCACTTTCCTTGAAAAGTCTACAGATGAGGATCTTACTGGATTCTCACATCGCAGGACGGACTGGTGGAAATTTTCACTGCAGCTGAGAGGCGCCCTAACAGGCTCCCACAAGCAAACCCTGAACGCCTGGATCCCCAAGAGCAATAACAATCGTACACCGTAGGGAGCGCTCGCCGTGTCAGACACGTTGTTAAGCGCTTCTCACAACCTAGGCGCTGGATTACACCCATTTCTCAGGCGAGGAAACCGAGGAGGAAGAagcctgcccaaggtcaccagcTCGAGAGTTGTGAGACAGAGACCGAATGTCTACCCCGAAGCCTGCTCTCAACTACCAGCTCATCCTCAGAAAATGCCCGAGGGCTGAGAGCTCAGGTCGATCTATACCGCCCCGGGAAACCCAGCGTGGCGGTCCCGACCCCCGAGGCCGGCGGGAAGTCCCGGCAGGACGGGATACGGCGGGGCGCGACCGTGAGAGGGACCTGACGGGGGCCCGGTGGGTGTCCCGCGGCCTCCCCGCACAACGCGGCCAGGAAGAGAGCGCGCCTCCGAACGGCCCGGACCCCCGAGACTTACCCGACTAGTGGCCACACCCGGAGAGCGGAAGCAGTATTCACCGGCGAAGACTCTGCGCCTCCAAACGCGCGGCCTGGACGCCGGAGCTCAGCCAGCTCCGGGAGGCGAAGGCAAGGCGCCCTCCACTGCTGACCCTGCTCGGCCAGCCCCCGCCGCTCGCCGCCTCAGGCGCCTGCGCCGCCCTGCCTGGACGAGCCCATTTTCAGGAGTTGTGAGGGGAGGGAGAGCGAGTCCGCTGAGGCGCCGCAGAGCCTAAAATTGAAGGGGAACCGACAAGCCAGATTTCGTGACTGGGATTAAAGCACTCAGAAAATATTCTGTGCTGAGAAGAGTGAGGCAGGGGGCTCGGCGCGTTTCACTTCTGTCGCTCTCCTCACACGGTCCCCTGTGCCGAGGGTACAGTCCAGAGTTGGCGTCCCCCCGGTGGGCGGGGCTCCAGGACGGCGGGGACTGCAATTGGTGGTTTTGAAGGTGCAGCGGGCGGGAACAGTCGATGAGGAGAGAGCCCGCCGGCGATGTGGGACGGTAAGAGAACCCCTGGCGGCGTGGGATCGGGCGGGATGTGGCGGGAGCCTAGAAGAAGCCACGTCCCACGACTCTGAGGCTACTCTCTTGTGACTGCCACGGGCCCCAAGGTGAGGGACTAGTCCTTGGTCTTGGGCCTGAGGCGGGGGAACTTCGGTTGAAGCTGAGGCGAAGAGGGCGGAGACGCTGGGTCGTGACGTCACATCCGCCCTGGGGGCGGGGGCCTTACGTAGGGCTTGCGTCACGCGGGCGCCGCCCAGAGCTGTCAAGTGCTAAACTCAGCGTTCGGTTGCTGCTTCCCTCGGAGTTGGGTGTTTTGATTTTGGGATAACCTTGGCGTCCGTCCTTTTTAGTCTCGCATTACTCCTGCTCCTTGTGGCAGCTCTTCGGCGGTGTATATTTACAGGGGCCTTTTTGGTCATGCGTTCATTCAGTTGTTATATCTCGTGTACCTTCTATATGCCAGACTCTGTGCCACGCGCAGCGAAGAGGAAAGAAATTAGATAATCACAGGGAATCAGAAGAGTTTATTCAAgggtttccagttttattgatgaGGTTGCATTCCCTCCATTCCCTCTTTCTACCAGAATTCTTTAGAATGACATTCCCAAACTTTAGCCAGAATTAAGACTAATTGTAAAAATGCAGAAATTTCAAGCACTTCCCCGGCATTCCCCTCCCCTCGTTTAAATCGCTGGGCCCAGGAGTCTGCGTTTTAAcaaccacccccacctccagtgtTTTTGATGGGGGACGTTGGCTTGATATTGTCACTGGCTGTTGGACCCTAATCCTTCCCAGGTTGTTTATCTCCTCAGGCACGGCTTCTTAGGGAGAGTATCTAATACTTTGGGGCTTCCTATTCAACAAGTATTTCCACTAAGACAGTTCTTGGGCTGAAACTGTTCTAGATTCTAGGAAGGCAGGTGTGAATAAGACAAACATAGTTCCTGCCCTAGTGGAGCTTAatcatatataatcatataataaATCATATGCCATTCAACAAATGCTTAAATGGTAGAAATATCTCATAGCCACGATCCTTTTAGGGGAATCTCTTCTGTTTGTCCCTGTAAATCCCGTAGTGTTGGTGGAAGCGGATGATATTAACTGACTGACTTCTGCTTCTTGTCATAAATACGGCCCTCCTCAGCTCCTCCTCtgggccttttcactctcctctctggcCTGTCTGGAGGCCTCCTTCTCCCCTTGATGGCCCCAAGgcttttgcacttgctgttccatCTGCCTGGAGAGCTCTTCCAGCAACCAGGCACATGGCTCACTCTTCCTCCCCCAAGAACTGGCTCAGATACCACCTTCTCTCAGGCCTGCTCTCCATtcccctcttcccccacccaTTCCCAGCCTGCTCCATATTCACTGCTACTAGCTTCCTAACATTGCTCTCTTTTCTCCTCAGCGCTTACCACTTTTAACGTTTTTTTGTGATTTTCCTGTTGCCTGTCTCTCCCAGCTAGGAAGGACACTTCCTACTGGCAGGGATTTTTGTCATTTTTGGTAAAAGCTCTATCCCCTTGTGCCTAAAAAAGTGCCTGGCTCTCATGGGTGCATAGTAATTTGATACATGAATaggtaaatgagtgaatgaatcacTTACTATTGCTATCAAAAGATCAAAATACTCTAgccaagaaaggagagagaacattaatttttaaaaaccttaaaatatgtttaaatgtaCACTTAAGAGAAAATCCTCTTGTTGAAATACTCTCTGCAGAATACCTGAAAATTTTAGGTGTTTGACCTACAAATCATAATTCTGGCTAAAATTATGATGCTGAAAGTTCACTAAGTTGTACTTTTGTGTTTGCTTAATACTTTGttgtgctgtttttgtttttatttttattaaagtgccaaagagatggatgaaactctTGCTGAGTTTTTCAGGAGGACCATCTTGAAAATCCCAATGCCTGAAATGATGACAGTCCTAAAAACCTGGAATTTTTTGTCTGAAAATCAACTGCAGACTGTAAACTTTCGGCAGAGAAAGGAATCTATTGTTCAGGACTTGGTTCTGCTTTGTGAGGTAACTGTTCAAAATGATTAACCTTGAATACCACGCTACccttaggtttttctctttctttcctttccttagtCCAAAAGAGATTTAAGTTGCTCTAGCCTGTGATGTGAGGAGGGTTCTGTCCCACTATAGTGGAAAAGGTgctaatttttaattggatttttcaaCTTAGAAAGAATGCTTACAAATTagtgagaaaaaaaagtgaataccaagggagaagaaacaaagaagttaaaataatgagcagtattctttttttaaactatcagATTGTCAAAGATGAAAAGATATTACTCAAATATGTTGATCAACTTATGCAGAAAGAGACATTCTCtttcacatgtatttatttacttatttgctttttattttaaagtgatttCAGGCTTTCAGAAAAGTTGCAAGTATAGTACAAAGAATTTTACTATACCCTTATATACCCAGTATCCCCTTccctcattcatttttaaataaatatactttatgacccagcaattccacttctagatatttaaatatatagaaaacataaaaaataaggaGGTATATATGATATAATtgataaacacatatatatagttatatataaatgGTTACATGTAAATAAAGATGTTAACTAGCATTatttacacacaaaaaattgGAACTAACTGTACTTAGGAAATGAGATAAATAATAATACATCCACTTAACAAAATACTCTTcgatcattaaaaagaataaactagaTCTTTATGTATAACATTAAAAGAAACTATATACTATGTGAACatacaaatatgtatgtatagagTAGTAGTTCTCAGCTGAGATGGTTTTGCTCCCAGAAGACACGACGTCTGGAGATGTTTCTGGTTGTCAAAACTGGGAGTGGGTGCTGCTGGCTTCCAGGGGATAGAGGCCAGGAATGTTCCTTTACATTCTAGGACAGCTTCCACAacacagatgtgtctgactcAAAATGTCACTCAAGCCTAGTTGAGAAACGCTGGTATAGAGGGGGTCTGGAAGGATACCACTGATTGAAAAACCCAAACAGAAAGTTAAAAGTGATCAATGAAGAGTAGATCGTGGGAGAACAGTTGTGAGAGCCTGTACTGGGACATGAATCAGAAGGCATATTTGTTACTGAACAGAAGAGCATAGGTGGGAGACACGTTGTCAGTACAGTTTTGAGAGGGCCCTCATAGTCTGTCCTAAGCAACCCTAAAATGTGCTGTAGATGGAGTGGAACCAAACCTGTCACCATAATTACTAAAAGTATTATTATATTCTCTTTCAGGAGAATCGTGCGAGTCTCAATGACGCAGCCCTTTTAGACATCATTTGTAAGTCTTGGTGATTTGTATTTACACTTAACCAGTCCAGTTTCATCAGAGAGACAGTTTTGTATGTGATGGCTCCGATTTTAGAGTCAAGCTGACCTGGTTTCATATTTCAGCTCTGTCACTTACCAGTCTTGTGTCCTTTGCCAAGTCACGTCACCTTTTTCTAAGCTTCAGACTTTTCCTAAATCAAATGGACATAATAACAACCTGTATTTCACAGAGTCGTTGTGAGGGTTAAGTAAGATAAGCCTTGAAAAGTTCTTAGCACAGTAATTGGCACATAATAAGCCCATAGTAAATATTTGCTAGGTTTTGTGTTATTGCtaacagaatttgaaaatatatttctaagaatttgttatAATCACAGTGCCGCTTAAGTACTCTTAAGTTTGTAAGGATAATGCTGACTGGACTTGCACGTGGTGTGGTCAAGGGGTACTAAGAGAGAGAGGCAGGCATGGCTCTGGGGTCTGCATGTGCCACTAGAAGGAAAGTGGACCCCCGACTAAGACAGTGGACACTAGAAGTGGACCAAGCTTGTCACAAAGATCACGGGTTAGTCTCGGATGTGTACTATTCAAGGAAATGTCTGCACATGTACTTAATTCTTTGCCATTTATCATGAACTGCTGCATGGTGTTTAAAAGAATCATTATCAACAAAAGATGATTCatctccattattattattataacaacCTTATTCAGAGATGATTTAGCAGGCCATCTGAACTCTGAAACACAGAACCAAGGAAGAAAAtgccagaaagaaacaaaaccctTTGGATGCTCTCTTTAAGGGCAGACATCACATTGTACCTGATTACAGCTGTTTTAGACAAAACTAGATAATCAAGATTTCTCAGGCCATCGCCAGAAACAGACTGGGATAGGGAGAGAACACCAAGGCACccaaaaggggaagaaaagaaaaagacacagggCAAGAAAAATAATAGTTCAAAGGCACAGCAGGTTGGTGCCCTCAAGTGTTGGAGCCCACAGTTCCTCTTTTTGGGGTGCAGAGCACCTTGGTCCTAGACACGGATGCAGATGGGGGTCAGCACAGGGTCCGAGTAAAGCCAGGATGATGATGTGTTGGGACTGAGCTCAATAACTTACTGGATCCATTTTTAATCCAAGATACTGTTTAAGTTTGTAACTCCTAAAGGGTGCCTTCTGTATCatacattcatccattcattcattcagtcatcaaATGAATATGTTTAATGCCAGCCAGTGGCTAGACACTGGGAATAAGATGAACAAGACTAAGTCCAGTATCCCATGTGTACAAGCAAGTGTACAAATGAACATCTGAATATATGCTGTAATGTCAGGTAGTGataagtgccatgaaggaaactAGAGCAGGGTGggatgttgttattattgttcagttgctgtcat
Proteins encoded in this region:
- the CENPN gene encoding centromere protein N isoform X3 yields the protein MRREPAGDVGRAKEMDETLAEFFRRTILKIPMPEMMTVLKTWNFLSENQLQTVNFRQRKESIVQDLVLLCEENRASLNDAALLDIIYTQFHRHQKIWDVFQMSKGPGDDIDLFDMEQFKSSFKKILQRALKNQELEHSLSEQLPAESIYSSLLLQGPALP
- the CENPN gene encoding centromere protein N isoform X4, which encodes MRREPAGDVGRAKEMDETLAEFFRRTILKIPMPEMMTVLKTWNFLSENQLQTVNFRQRKESIVQDLVLLCEENRASLNDAALLDIIYTQFHRHQKIWDVFQMSKGPGDDIDLFDMEQFKSSFKKILQRALKNELEHSLSEQLPAESIYSSLLLQGPALP